A window of Heterodontus francisci isolate sHetFra1 chromosome 18, sHetFra1.hap1, whole genome shotgun sequence genomic DNA:
GTGACAGATTCTTCAATGTTCCCTGTTCACTAAAATACATTAAATAGAAATTTACTTCTACAAATGGTATTATTCAAATTACTATTTCTTGATGGTAGTTTTCAGTACTATATTAGACACCATGTttctccatccattaatattgtgCTAAAATATTAGAACAAAGTATAGCAAGTTTTATGGAACTCTGTGCTTCATTACATGATAGTTACAAAACAGCGTCATGCACCTCCTTAGAGATTTGGCAAACAATTTTGAAACCACAATGAAATTAATCATGAAAATTCCTTTTTTGTTTTGCAGAGTGTGTACAAATGTGATTTCCTCAACCTTCAGTTGCAACAGCCCCTCCAGCTTGCTCAAGATGCAATAGATGCCTTTCTCAAACAGCTAAAAAGTCCCATTGACTCCCTTCCAGGAGAGCTGTTTCACGTTGTTGTTTTTTCTCTTCTGCTGTCTTACTTTCCTGCCCCTTACCAACGCTGGATCTGCTGTAAGAAAGCCCATGAACTGCTTACACTCCATGGTTTGCTCCTTATAATCACACCTGATTCTTCTCACCAAAACCGTCATGCCTATATGATTAAGAGCTGGAAAATTGCCATTGAATCTTTGGGATTCAAAAGGTACAAATATGTGAAGTTCTCCCATATGCATCTCTTAGCTTTTCGGAAAATTTCTCTGCAGACGACAAGTGACCTGGTCAGCAGAAATTACCCAGAGATGCTGTTTATTCCACAGGATTTCAATAACGTGGAGGAAGATGAATACTCAGACACCAGTTGCCAAGATAGATCAGAAATGGAAGATGACCAGATAGCTTACAGTTTTTTGGAGCTACCTGATGCCCCATATGACTCAGACTCTGGAGAGAGCCAAGCAAGCTCTATTCCATTCCATGAGATGGACGATCCAGTTTTGCTTTTAAGTTAACCGAGGACTTGTAGTTCATTTGCTACCAGAGCTGCTGTGTTGCCAAAATAATTCTACTGCATTATATAACTCTTGTATTGTATACAGAACATGCAGTACAGTTTGCACATAGAAAATGTGAAAAGTTTACAGAGTGGAATACTCTTTTTCTATATCTGTTAGAAAATACAAAGTGTTCAAGGGGTATATAAACAAAACAAACACCTGGTAATGTCCTTAAGGAAGCAAAAACATCGGTGTAAATTGCCGAAGGAAGCTGACTTCTTAAATGATATGGTATGCAAATATCTAATACTGCAGTATCTTTTTGTCAACTTTGTGAATTGAAAGTCAACCTAGTAACCATGATGAATTTAGATGTTTTACAAGCGGCAATGCCATTATATTCACAACTGCAGCAAAACCCACAAAATTATGACCACAACAATTAGGTTGATAGAATCTAAAACTAGGAAAATAACTGCCATAGTAAAAGGCATTTGTGGTACTTACAATTTCAATtctaatgggctccttctgtgctttatcgttctatgattctaaattttACTTGAATGATTACATTGTTGCATTCCTATTCAGCTCATATTAGCAACTTACTTGTTGCCAGGGACATTACTTATACGGGATACCAATTCTGGAAAATTGTTGTTGTACCCCTAATTTTGTTGCTTTGTCAAATTTGGATGGAAAAGGCAAGAAAAACTTCTTGTTTGAGAAGTTAAACTTCTGCTGG
This region includes:
- the bmt2 gene encoding S-adenosylmethionine sensor upstream of mTORC1; translated protein: MEEGDGWHNVRVAERVAEPAPIGSQAAASEGDRKREQEKLSGVVKNVHRKLRKKYREVGDFDKIWREHCEDEETLSEYALAMKNLADNHWAKSCEGEGRIEWCRSVCQEYFLNGGMKRVLEKDEKRARLAIAMATPTFTVQTSEKKDDHSASNGILMSLDASITKLVCFSGKIRLLDVGSCFNPFLKFDEFLAVGIDIVPAVESVYKCDFLNLQLQQPLQLAQDAIDAFLKQLKSPIDSLPGELFHVVVFSLLLSYFPAPYQRWICCKKAHELLTLHGLLLIITPDSSHQNRHAYMIKSWKIAIESLGFKRYKYVKFSHMHLLAFRKISLQTTSDLVSRNYPEMLFIPQDFNNVEEDEYSDTSCQDRSEMEDDQIAYSFLELPDAPYDSDSGESQASSIPFHEMDDPVLLLS